A region of the Stutzerimonas stutzeri genome:
GTGCACATGGCGGATCAGGTCGTGCATGACTTCGCGGGTCTGCGCATCCAGCGCACCGAACGGCTCGTCCATCAGCAGTGTCGCGGGTTTGGGCAGCAGGGCGCGAGCGATGGCGACGCGTTGCTGCATGCCGCCGGAGAGCTGGCTGGGGTAGGCATCGGCGAAGCGCGTCAGACCCATCAGGTTGAGCAGGGCATCGGCGCGGCCGGCGGCGGACTCCACGTCTCCATCGTGGCGCACGGTGTCGCCGATCACCTTGAGCTGGCGGCAGAACTTGATGTTCTGCATCACCGTCAGCCAGGGGTAGAGGCTGTAGTGCTGGAAGACCATGGCGCGGTCGACGCCGGGGCCGTCGATGGGCCTGCCGTCGAGCAGGATTTCGCCGCGACTCAGCGTCTCCAGCCCGGCGATGATGCGCAGCAGGGTGGACTTGCCGCAGCCGGAGGCGCCGACGAAGGTGACGAACTCGTTGGGCTGGATATCCAGGTCGATCGACTGCAGCGCCTGCACCTCACGGCGCTCGCTGACAAAGGTCTTGCCGACCTGGCGTACACGAATCTTGGCATCGGACATGGTCATTTCCTCATCCAGGGAAAGGCGCGGCGGTGCAACCAGCGGAAGGCCTGATCGGTGAGCAGGCCGATCAGCCCGATCAGCAGGATGCCGGCGAAGATCTTGTCGGTGTGCATGTAGCGCTGCGCCTTGAGAATGGCGTAGCCGAGGCCGGAGTTGGCCGCGACCAGTTCGGCCACCACCAGGTAGGTCCAGGCCCAGCCGCAGGTGATGCGCAGGGTGTCGAGCAGCGCCGGCTTGGCCGACGGCAGGATCACCAGCTTGACGATCTCGCTGCGGTTGGCGCCCATGGTCTGCGCCGCCTCGATCTGCGCCATGGGTACGCGGCGCACGTCTTCGGCGACCATCAGGACCATCTGGAAAAAGGTGCCGATGAAGATGATCAGCACCTTGGAGCCTTCGTCGATGCCGACCCAGAGCATCACCAGCGGAATGAAGGCCACGGCCGGCATGTAGCGAATGAAGTCGGTGAGCGGTTCTAGAAAGGCCTGCACCGGACGGTAGGTGCCGATGTACAGCCCCAGCGGCAGGGCGACCAGCGCCGAGGCGCCGAAGCCCGCCATGACCCGCCAGACGCTGATGCCGATATCCCCCAGCAGCCCCTCGCTGGTCCACCAGCGTCCGATGCGTTCGAGCACTGCGCCGGGGCTGGGCATAAACATCGGGTCGGCCAGGCCGAGGGCGGTCCATAGCCACCAGATGGCGAAGGGCAGGCTCAGTCCGGCGCCAGTTAGCAGCCAGGCACTGCGCCGCGAGAGGTCGCCGCGAATGCGCCAGAAACTGCCTTTGCGCACCACCGGTTCGGCTCGTGCGACGGGTGCTGTGGTGTGTCGTTGTTGAGCGGCGGGGGCAGCGGAGGGAATGCTGATCTGTGCGGTCATGCGGGAACCTCCTCTGTAGCGGTAGGCACATCCAGTTCGACGCGTTGCCAGCCGCCGGCCGCCTGATAACGGCCCAGCGCGGCGAGGTCCGCGGCGGGAAGACTGGCGGGGTCGGCGAAGTTCCAGTAGCTCGACAACAGGGCGTCGCCGACGCGGCCGGGGAGCGTCGAGTGGGTGATTTGCCAGGGTGTTGCGCCATTGCGGTGGCGGCCGAAGGACAGCTCGCACGCCAGCAACTGTGGCCGCAGCGCGGGGCTGACGGCGGCCAGTTGGTCACGCAGATATCCTGTGCTGGCCGGCAGCAGAATCGGCCGCTCGGCAGCGAACAGGAAGTAGTCGCCCGCTACCAGCAGACAGGCCTGGCGGGCTGGCTGCTCCGCTGCGCGCAGCCAGATGCCCCAGCTGCGCCCCTGCGACTCCGGTAGGCGCTGCCAGATTTCGTGGTAGCTGCCGTCCAGCCCGTCCTCCAGCAGCCGCTCCGGGGTCTCGAAGCGCATCAGGCCGATATCCGCCGGTCCGCCCGGCGGCTGGAAGTCGATCAACCGATGCCACTGGCAGATATCGCCGTTGACCTCGGTGACGCCGGCGAAGCCAGCCTGCTCGCTCAGGGCCAGCTGCTGGGCATGGCTGCAGGTTTCTAGCGAGGCGGCTGGCGGCAGCGCTTGCGGCCGCGGCAGGCGCAGGTCGGCGTGCAGGCTGGCGGTTTGCAGCCAGTACACCTCGCTGGTTTCGTCACGCAAGCCGGCCGTCGTGGTCAGCAGGCGGCGGCGCCAGACGCCGAGATAGGCATCGGGAACGGTTTTCATGGGTAATGCTCCGCAAATGGCGTGCTTCGGACGCGATCAGGCTTAGGAGTCATGGCGATCCCTCCAACTGGCTCAGCAGCCCATGGCTGTCGATCACGCTGCCGAACAGGCCGCCTTCCACCTCGATCATCGCCAGCGCAGCCGCATGCAGTTGCGGGTCGGACGAGGCGCAGGCATCGCAGACGGTCAGGCAGTCGAAGCCAAGGTCGATGGCCTGGCGCAGCGTCGAAGACACGCAGACCTCGGTAGTCACGCCGGTCAGGATCAGCCGCTCGATACCGCGGCGGCGCAGGATCAGCTCCAGATCGGTGTAGGCAAAGGCGCTGTAGCCGGGCTTGTCGATCACCGGCTCGCCGGCGCGTGGTTGCAGTTCGTCGATCAGGTTATGGCCGAATTCGCCGCGCACCAGCAGGCGGCCGAGGGGGCCTGCGCTGCCGATGGGGGCGCCGGTCGCTTCGGCACGGCGGCGTTTGGGCTCGGGCAGGTCGGAGAGATCCGGGCGATGGCCTTCACGGGTGTGCACCACCAGCATGCCCACGCCGCGGGCGCGATCCAGCAGCGTCTGGATCGCCGGGATCGGCGCGCGCAGGCGGCTGACGTCCATGCCGGCCTGGTCGGCGTAGCCGCCCAGGGCGCAAAAGTCGCGCTGCATGTCGATCACCAGCAGCGCCGTATGCTCGGAGAGCAGCGGGTTCGTCGTCAGGCTCACAGGGCGAACTCCTTGCACACCGCGGCGGCTATGCCTTCGACGATGTCGTCGGCCAGCCGCTGGCCTTTCGCCGCGCTGGAGCCCTTGGCCGAGGACAGCACCCCGGAGGGCGGCACCCATTCGGTACGGGTGGGGTACATGTCGTAGGGCGGAAAGTCGGCCGGGGCGTCGTCGGGAATCTTCTCCAGCGCGACCAGTTGCGGATGGAAATGCAGCATCAGCGAGGTCTCGATCACCGCGGCATGCTCCAGCGCGAAACCGGGGAAGCCTTCCGGGAAGATGTCGGTCAGGGTCTGCTCGCGACAGAAATCCCAGTGCTCCAGGCGCATCACCTCCAGCCCGGCGTCCGGCCCGAGGTCGCGCAGCGCCAGCTGGATGCCCTCGGCGACGAACCACTGGTTCTCGTAATGGCCGAGCACCAGCACCAGGCGGCGCACACCGTGGCGATGGAATTCACGCACGGCGTCGCGCACCAGGGCGCTCAAGGTCGCGCCATCCAGGCTGGTGGTGCCGCAGAAGTGCTGGCCGCCGCCGCATTTCGGTTGCGACTTGTAGCCGTATGACAACGCCGGTGCGACCAGCCCGCCGACCCGCGCCGCGACGTCGGCACTGATCGCGCTGGCCAGCAGCGCGTCGGTGCCCAGCGGCAGGTGTGGGCCATGCTGCTCGGTGGCGCCGCAGGGCAGAAAGACCACGGCGCCTTCGCGCACGCGGCGTTCGTAGTCGACCCAGCTCAGTTGATCCATGTGCACGGTCATGCGCAGGTGCTCCTTGTCGCGATTGAAAGGGGACGTTCCGGCCAGCCGGCGATCAGCGCGGCGGTGGTGATAAGGGCGGCACCGAGCCATTCGTTCGGGCCGATGGCGTGGCTGCCGAACCAGGCGGACGACAGCACCGCGGCGATCAGCTCGAACACCACCAGCACTGCGGCGCGGCCGGCTTCCAGATGAGTCAGGCCGTACTGCACAGCGGCCATGCTGACCAGCCAGCCGAGGGCGAGCAGGGTGATCTGCCAGCTCAGGGTCAGATCCAGGGGCGGAAGTGGCTGGCGCAGCAGCAGGCAGAACAGCCCACCGAGCAGCGCGCTGCCGACGAAACTGACCAGCGCCTTGCTCGCCAGCGGCACCCGGTCGGCGGCGCGAGTGGCGAGGTTGTTGAGGCTGAAGGCGAGGCCGGCGGAAAGTGCCAGCCAGTCGTTCGCGCCGGGTGCGTCCAGCGCTTCGCTCGTGACGCCGAGGGTCAGGCCGATGCCGAGCATCGCCAGCCCCAGGGCGAACAGCCGTGTGCCGCTGAGGCGTTCGCCGAGCAGCAGCCAGCCGCCGACCATCGCCCACACCGGCGCCAGGTAGAACAGCAGCATCACCCGCACCACGTTGCCGTCGGCCAGGGCGGTAACCAGGGCGGCGGTGGCCCAGCCACCGCACAGGCCCATGGTGAGCACCTGGCGATA
Encoded here:
- a CDS encoding ABC transporter ATP-binding protein yields the protein MSDAKIRVRQVGKTFVSERREVQALQSIDLDIQPNEFVTFVGASGCGKSTLLRIIAGLETLSRGEILLDGRPIDGPGVDRAMVFQHYSLYPWLTVMQNIKFCRQLKVIGDTVRHDGDVESAAGRADALLNLMGLTRFADAYPSQLSGGMQQRVAIARALLPKPATLLMDEPFGALDAQTREVMHDLIRHVHRLEKSTILFVTHDVEEAIYLGTRIVLMAPRPGRIDSIYEVPLPAQRHQDMKLAPEFTELKREILARIRETSGMQTDLEQLAKLSAVAG
- a CDS encoding ABC transporter permease, translated to MTAQISIPSAAPAAQQRHTTAPVARAEPVVRKGSFWRIRGDLSRRSAWLLTGAGLSLPFAIWWLWTALGLADPMFMPSPGAVLERIGRWWTSEGLLGDIGISVWRVMAGFGASALVALPLGLYIGTYRPVQAFLEPLTDFIRYMPAVAFIPLVMLWVGIDEGSKVLIIFIGTFFQMVLMVAEDVRRVPMAQIEAAQTMGANRSEIVKLVILPSAKPALLDTLRITCGWAWTYLVVAELVAANSGLGYAILKAQRYMHTDKIFAGILLIGLIGLLTDQAFRWLHRRAFPWMRK
- a CDS encoding cysteine hydrolase family protein, coding for MSLTTNPLLSEHTALLVIDMQRDFCALGGYADQAGMDVSRLRAPIPAIQTLLDRARGVGMLVVHTREGHRPDLSDLPEPKRRRAEATGAPIGSAGPLGRLLVRGEFGHNLIDELQPRAGEPVIDKPGYSAFAYTDLELILRRRGIERLILTGVTTEVCVSSTLRQAIDLGFDCLTVCDACASSDPQLHAAALAMIEVEGGLFGSVIDSHGLLSQLEGSP
- a CDS encoding creatininase, whose amino-acid sequence is MTVHMDQLSWVDYERRVREGAVVFLPCGATEQHGPHLPLGTDALLASAISADVAARVGGLVAPALSYGYKSQPKCGGGQHFCGTTSLDGATLSALVRDAVREFHRHGVRRLVLVLGHYENQWFVAEGIQLALRDLGPDAGLEVMRLEHWDFCREQTLTDIFPEGFPGFALEHAAVIETSLMLHFHPQLVALEKIPDDAPADFPPYDMYPTRTEWVPPSGVLSSAKGSSAAKGQRLADDIVEGIAAAVCKEFAL
- a CDS encoding DMT family transporter → MNSLMPQGMLIGGAIMWGLGWLPLQFFAARGLAGMPLVLLTYSLLSLLALPVLWQQRRLWASQYRQVLTMGLCGGWATAALVTALADGNVVRVMLLFYLAPVWAMVGGWLLLGERLSGTRLFALGLAMLGIGLTLGVTSEALDAPGANDWLALSAGLAFSLNNLATRAADRVPLASKALVSFVGSALLGGLFCLLLRQPLPPLDLTLSWQITLLALGWLVSMAAVQYGLTHLEAGRAAVLVVFELIAAVLSSAWFGSHAIGPNEWLGAALITTAALIAGWPERPLSIATRSTCA